From the Arthrobacter sp. PM3 genome, one window contains:
- a CDS encoding MFS transporter, with translation MGKFLADMTPLRESPAFRRLWLGSAVSALGSQLTLVAVSLEVYRLTQDSLYVGLLSIFALVPLVFGGLLGGSIADAHDRRTVALLASAVLWLTTAALAVQAWLELGNVWLLYALVAVQSGAQAINQPARSAIIPVLVRKELLPAANALSMMVFGLTMTAGPLLAGVLVATIGFGWTYTIDVISFVFAFWALLKLPAMPPGEHARPAGLRSVVEGFRFLGTRPNLRMTFIIDLVAMIFAQPRALLPAIGAIMIGGGEATVGILLASTAVGAFLAGLFSGPLGTVCRQGAAVVWSVMGWGASIAAFGLVVVLAGTSGTGGVTAWLLPAAVCCALAGIADSVSAVFRTTILQASTPDHLRGRLQGVFVVVVAGGPRIGDMMAGGATKLLSEGWVLLLGGVLCIAVAWTVARLQSGTGPLTAGRVRSGFLHYDARNPVP, from the coding sequence GTGGGGAAATTCTTGGCGGACATGACGCCGTTGCGCGAAAGTCCGGCGTTCCGCCGCCTGTGGCTGGGGTCCGCCGTTTCCGCGCTGGGCAGCCAGCTGACGCTGGTGGCGGTGAGCCTGGAGGTATACCGGCTGACCCAGGACAGCCTCTACGTGGGCCTGCTCAGCATCTTCGCCCTGGTCCCGCTCGTCTTCGGCGGCCTGCTGGGCGGCTCGATCGCAGACGCCCACGACCGCCGCACCGTCGCCCTCCTGGCGTCCGCCGTCTTGTGGCTGACCACCGCGGCGCTCGCCGTCCAGGCGTGGCTCGAACTGGGCAACGTGTGGCTGCTCTACGCGCTTGTGGCGGTGCAGAGCGGCGCCCAGGCCATCAACCAGCCCGCCCGCAGCGCCATCATCCCGGTCCTGGTCCGCAAGGAACTGCTGCCGGCGGCCAACGCCCTGAGCATGATGGTGTTCGGCCTGACCATGACCGCGGGCCCGCTGCTGGCCGGGGTGCTCGTGGCAACGATCGGCTTCGGATGGACCTACACGATCGACGTCATCAGCTTCGTCTTCGCGTTCTGGGCGCTCCTGAAACTGCCCGCCATGCCGCCGGGGGAGCATGCCCGCCCGGCCGGGCTGCGGTCCGTCGTCGAGGGCTTCCGCTTCCTCGGCACCCGGCCCAACCTCCGCATGACGTTCATCATCGACCTCGTGGCCATGATTTTCGCCCAGCCCCGCGCGCTGCTGCCCGCCATCGGTGCGATCATGATCGGCGGCGGCGAGGCCACGGTGGGCATCCTGCTGGCCTCCACGGCCGTCGGAGCGTTCCTGGCCGGGCTGTTTTCGGGGCCGCTGGGCACGGTCTGCCGGCAGGGGGCCGCCGTTGTGTGGTCGGTGATGGGCTGGGGCGCCTCGATCGCGGCCTTCGGCCTGGTCGTTGTCCTCGCCGGAACGTCCGGGACCGGCGGCGTGACCGCCTGGCTGCTGCCGGCCGCCGTGTGCTGCGCGCTCGCCGGAATCGCGGACTCCGTCAGCGCCGTCTTCCGGACCACCATCCTGCAGGCATCCACCCCGGACCATCTGCGCGGGCGCCTGCAGGGCGTGTTCGTGGTGGTGGTGGCCGGCGGACCCAGGATCGGGGACATGATGGCCGGCGGCGCGACTAAACTTTTGAGCGAGGGATGGGTCCTGCTCCTCGGCGGCGTGCTGTGCATCGCGGTGGCTTGGACGGTGGCCCGGCTGCAGTCCGGAACCGGCCCGCTGACGGCAGGGCGGGTGCGCAGCGGATTCCTGCACTACGACGCGCGGAACCCGGTGCCGTAG
- a CDS encoding Fur family transcriptional regulator — protein sequence MTDSRGTHETWAAALRAHGRRVTKQRLAVLAAVEHHPHSPAEAILAAARQELPDLTAQSVYVVLGDLTDLHMLRRFEPPHSPALYETRVGDNHHHAVCISCGRVEDVECAVGHAPCLTPHWDADAKPMTIQIADVLYQGICQDCQRTQQLPSERN from the coding sequence ATGACGGATTCCCGGGGCACCCACGAGACATGGGCAGCCGCCCTGCGTGCCCACGGCCGCCGGGTGACCAAACAGCGGCTGGCCGTGCTGGCCGCCGTCGAACATCACCCGCACTCCCCGGCGGAGGCCATTCTGGCCGCGGCCCGGCAGGAACTGCCGGACCTGACTGCCCAGTCCGTCTACGTGGTCCTGGGCGACCTGACGGATCTGCACATGCTGCGCCGGTTCGAGCCCCCGCACTCCCCCGCCCTGTACGAGACCCGGGTGGGCGACAACCATCACCACGCCGTCTGCATCAGTTGCGGCCGGGTGGAGGACGTCGAATGCGCCGTCGGCCACGCGCCCTGCCTGACCCCGCACTGGGATGCAGACGCCAAGCCGATGACCATCCAGATCGCCGACGTGCTGTACCAGGGCATTTGCCAGGACTGCCAGCGCACCCAACAGCTTCCCTCCGAACGAAACTAA
- a CDS encoding catalase: MPAVSTTQSGAPVTSDAHSKSVGADGAIILTDHYLVEKLAQFNRERVPERVVHAKGGGAFGTFKTSEDVSKYTKAAFLQPGVETDMLIRFSSVAGENGSPDTWRDPRGFAVKFYTTEGNYDLVGNNTPVFFIRDGIKFPDFIHSQKRLPGTHLRDADMQWDFWTLSPESAHQVTWLMGDRGLPASWREMQGYGSHTYQWINAEGERFWVKYHFKSNQGVKSLTGDEAEALAGSDADFYIRDLSENIAAGNFPSWDLHVQVMPYEDAKTYRFNPFDLTKVWPHADYPLIKVGTMELNKNPENYFAQIEQATFAPSNFVPGIAASPDKMLQARIFSYADAHRYRVGTNHAQIPVNQPKNQVNNYSQDGAGRYLFNAPSVPVYAPNSVGGPAAVEPAVAGGGWENDGELTLAAHTLHAEDSDFGQAGTLYREVFNDGEKARLLDTVTGAVSGVKNADIKERAIAYWTNVDAEFGAKLRANLGAGQAESDAEAANKV, from the coding sequence GTGCCCGCCGTGTCCACGACACAGTCCGGCGCTCCCGTCACTTCCGACGCCCACTCGAAGTCCGTCGGCGCCGACGGCGCGATCATCCTGACCGACCACTACCTGGTCGAGAAGCTCGCGCAGTTCAACCGCGAGCGCGTGCCCGAGCGCGTGGTCCACGCCAAGGGCGGCGGCGCGTTCGGTACCTTCAAGACCTCCGAGGACGTCTCGAAGTACACCAAGGCCGCCTTCCTGCAGCCGGGCGTCGAGACGGACATGCTCATCCGCTTCTCCTCCGTCGCCGGCGAAAACGGCTCCCCCGACACCTGGCGCGACCCCCGCGGCTTCGCCGTGAAGTTCTACACCACCGAGGGCAACTACGACCTCGTCGGCAACAACACGCCGGTGTTCTTCATCCGCGACGGCATCAAGTTCCCGGACTTCATCCACTCCCAGAAGCGCCTCCCGGGCACCCACCTGCGCGACGCCGACATGCAGTGGGACTTCTGGACCCTCTCGCCCGAGTCCGCCCACCAGGTCACCTGGCTCATGGGCGACCGCGGCCTGCCGGCCTCCTGGCGTGAAATGCAGGGCTACGGCTCGCACACCTACCAGTGGATCAACGCCGAGGGCGAGCGCTTCTGGGTCAAGTACCACTTCAAGTCCAACCAGGGCGTCAAGTCCCTCACCGGCGACGAGGCCGAGGCCCTGGCCGGATCGGATGCCGACTTCTACATCCGCGACCTGTCCGAGAACATCGCCGCCGGCAACTTCCCGTCCTGGGACCTGCACGTCCAGGTGATGCCGTACGAGGACGCCAAGACGTACCGCTTCAACCCCTTCGACCTCACCAAGGTCTGGCCGCACGCGGACTACCCGCTGATCAAGGTCGGCACCATGGAGCTGAACAAGAACCCGGAGAACTACTTCGCGCAGATCGAGCAGGCCACCTTCGCGCCGTCGAACTTCGTGCCGGGCATCGCCGCCTCGCCGGACAAGATGCTGCAGGCCCGCATCTTCTCCTACGCGGACGCACACCGCTACCGTGTGGGCACCAACCACGCCCAGATCCCGGTCAACCAGCCGAAGAACCAGGTGAACAACTACAGCCAGGACGGCGCCGGACGTTACCTCTTCAACGCCCCGTCCGTTCCGGTGTATGCACCCAACTCCGTCGGCGGCCCCGCCGCCGTGGAGCCGGCCGTTGCCGGCGGAGGCTGGGAAAACGACGGCGAGCTGACCCTCGCCGCTCACACCCTGCACGCTGAGGACAGCGACTTCGGCCAGGCCGGCACGCTGTACCGCGAGGTGTTCAACGACGGCGAGAAGGCCCGCCTGCTGGACACCGTCACGGGTGCCGTGAGCGGCGTCAAGAACGCCGACATCAAGGAACGCGCCATCGCGTACTGGACCAACGTCGACGCCGAGTTCGGCGCCAAGCTGCGCGCCAACCTGGGTGCCGGCCAGGCTGAGTCGGACGCCGAAGCCGCCAACAAGGTCTGA
- a CDS encoding DUF2461 domain-containing protein, translating into MTAFAGIPDDAFRFYADLEENNNRDWWLKHKPVYDTAVKEPLTALLDELEPRFGPAKLFRPNRDVRFSPDKSPYKTAQGAFAALAEGVGFYVQLSADGLLIGGGCHTSTPAQLARFRAAVDDPASGEALRDIVRNVKEAGFAVEGESLKTVPRGYAKEHPRAELLKHKSLTAGVNVGRPDWLAGPGAVEEVARRWEDLRPLVEWVGKYAAP; encoded by the coding sequence ATGACCGCATTCGCAGGCATTCCGGATGACGCCTTCCGGTTCTACGCCGATCTCGAAGAGAACAACAACCGGGACTGGTGGCTGAAGCACAAACCTGTCTACGACACCGCCGTGAAGGAGCCGCTGACCGCGCTGCTGGACGAACTGGAACCCCGTTTCGGCCCCGCGAAACTCTTTCGCCCCAACAGGGATGTCCGTTTCTCGCCGGACAAGTCGCCCTACAAGACAGCGCAGGGGGCCTTCGCGGCCCTGGCGGAGGGCGTCGGGTTCTACGTCCAGCTCAGCGCCGACGGCCTCCTCATCGGCGGCGGGTGCCACACCAGCACTCCGGCGCAGCTGGCGCGCTTCCGCGCCGCCGTGGACGATCCCGCCAGCGGCGAGGCCCTGCGGGACATCGTGCGCAACGTCAAGGAGGCCGGGTTCGCGGTGGAGGGCGAGAGCCTGAAGACCGTGCCGCGCGGCTACGCCAAGGAGCACCCGCGGGCGGAACTGCTCAAACACAAGTCCCTCACGGCGGGCGTCAACGTGGGCCGGCCGGATTGGCTGGCCGGGCCCGGGGCGGTGGAGGAAGTGGCAAGGCGGTGGGAGGACCTGCGTCCCCTCGTCGAGTGGGTCGGCAAATACGCCGCCCCCTGA
- a CDS encoding TetR/AcrR family transcriptional regulator has translation MARPARPERKSELLSAILDYLMDKTLAELTFRSLAEGLGVSSYVLVYHFGHRDQLVNEIIGGIESRLDSIRATDVRDIDREAWGAFLLESWRWTMAQRNRHLARLEFEATAQDVVAAVPRGTAQEHFRMLHEKARDWLVIQGILPEFADTDARLFTAAFYGLQFDFVVNNQPEEATQAFELMMLVFFNNLDRRLATDGQHI, from the coding sequence ATGGCCCGCCCCGCAAGACCGGAACGCAAATCAGAGCTGTTGTCGGCGATTCTCGACTACCTCATGGACAAGACGCTGGCGGAACTCACCTTCCGGAGCCTTGCCGAGGGGCTGGGGGTCAGCAGCTACGTCCTGGTGTACCACTTCGGCCACCGCGACCAGTTGGTCAATGAGATCATCGGCGGCATCGAGTCCCGGCTGGACAGCATCCGCGCCACCGACGTCCGCGATATCGACCGGGAGGCGTGGGGGGCTTTCCTGCTGGAGTCCTGGCGCTGGACCATGGCGCAGCGCAACCGCCACCTGGCCCGGCTGGAGTTTGAGGCGACGGCGCAGGACGTGGTGGCGGCGGTTCCGCGGGGCACCGCCCAGGAACACTTCCGCATGCTGCACGAGAAGGCCCGGGACTGGCTTGTCATCCAAGGCATCCTGCCGGAATTTGCCGACACCGACGCCCGTCTTTTCACCGCGGCGTTCTACGGCCTGCAGTTCGACTTCGTCGTTAACAACCAGCCCGAGGAAGCCACCCAGGCCTTCGAGCTGATGATGCTGGTGTTCTTCAACAACCTGGACAGGCGCCTCGCCACGGACGGCCAGCACATCTGA
- a CDS encoding amino acid permease: protein MNLFRTKTIEQSMADADEPGRKLKRSLSTWDLMIMGVAVAVGAGIFSVGAKAAANFAGPAVTISFAIAAVTCALAIMCYAEFATAIPVAGSAYVFTYATMGEILAWIIGWNLILELFTAGAVIAKYWGIYLSKVFALMGVDLPPSISIAGVDLYWGAFLIVAIFTVLLVLGTKLSARVGNIFTLIKIAVVLFVIVVGFTYVKFENYTPFVPTSEPTGGTGTADVLKQSFFGFLTGAAPAQYGTLGIFAGAALVFFAFIGFDVVATSAEEVKNPQKTLPRGIFGGLAIVTVLYILVSLALTGMVSYTTLAEAKNPTLTTAFEAVGNNDAAKIIAFGSLVGLTTVIMVLLMGLSRVVLAMSRDGLLPRALSRTSTIRATPARLQIICGAAVALVAGLTNVDLLEEMINIGTLSAFVMVSLGILVLRKKRPDLKPSFRVPFGKVLPVVSAVLCLYLMTNLAVETWIFFAIWLVIGIAIYFAYGQRHSRLNEKFAEAKAAVNGPRADVAGNATRAVEPAAEPASVPDEDASRRN from the coding sequence ATGAACCTTTTCCGGACCAAAACCATCGAGCAGTCCATGGCCGACGCCGATGAACCCGGACGCAAGCTGAAGCGCTCCCTCAGCACCTGGGACCTGATGATCATGGGCGTCGCCGTTGCCGTCGGCGCCGGCATCTTCTCGGTCGGTGCCAAGGCCGCTGCGAACTTCGCCGGCCCCGCCGTGACCATCTCCTTCGCGATTGCCGCCGTCACCTGCGCGCTGGCCATCATGTGCTACGCCGAGTTCGCCACCGCCATCCCGGTCGCGGGCTCTGCCTACGTGTTCACGTACGCGACCATGGGTGAGATCCTGGCGTGGATCATCGGCTGGAACCTGATCCTCGAACTCTTCACGGCCGGCGCCGTGATCGCGAAGTACTGGGGCATCTACCTCAGCAAGGTCTTCGCGCTCATGGGTGTGGACCTGCCGCCGTCGATCTCCATAGCCGGGGTGGACCTGTACTGGGGCGCCTTCCTCATCGTGGCCATCTTCACTGTTCTGCTGGTCCTTGGCACCAAGCTCTCCGCCCGTGTCGGCAACATCTTCACGCTCATCAAGATCGCCGTCGTCCTCTTCGTGATCGTGGTCGGCTTCACGTACGTCAAGTTCGAGAACTACACGCCGTTCGTCCCGACGTCCGAGCCCACCGGCGGCACCGGCACTGCGGACGTCCTCAAACAGTCCTTCTTCGGCTTCCTCACCGGTGCGGCCCCGGCCCAGTACGGGACGCTCGGCATCTTCGCCGGCGCCGCCCTGGTGTTCTTCGCCTTCATCGGTTTCGACGTCGTCGCCACCTCGGCCGAAGAAGTCAAGAACCCGCAAAAGACTCTGCCGCGCGGCATCTTCGGGGGCCTCGCCATCGTCACGGTGCTGTACATTCTGGTGTCCCTGGCCCTGACCGGCATGGTGTCATACACCACGCTGGCCGAGGCCAAGAACCCGACGCTCACCACCGCTTTCGAGGCCGTCGGCAACAACGACGCCGCCAAGATCATCGCGTTCGGCTCGCTCGTGGGCCTCACCACCGTCATCATGGTGCTCCTCATGGGCCTCTCCCGCGTGGTCCTGGCGATGAGCCGCGACGGCCTCCTGCCGCGCGCCCTGTCCCGTACCAGCACCATCCGTGCGACGCCGGCCCGCCTCCAGATCATCTGCGGCGCTGCCGTGGCCCTCGTCGCCGGACTCACCAACGTGGACCTGCTGGAGGAAATGATCAACATCGGCACCCTGTCAGCGTTCGTGATGGTGAGCCTGGGCATCCTGGTGCTGCGCAAGAAGCGCCCCGACCTGAAGCCGAGCTTCCGCGTCCCGTTCGGAAAGGTGCTCCCGGTAGTCTCCGCGGTGCTGTGCCTTTACCTCATGACCAACCTTGCCGTGGAAACCTGGATCTTCTTCGCAATCTGGCTCGTGATCGGCATCGCGATCTACTTCGCCTACGGCCAGCGCCACTCCCGGCTGAATGAGAAGTTCGCGGAAGCCAAGGCCGCTGTCAACGGCCCCCGCGCGGACGTCGCCGGCAACGCCACCCGGGCTGTCGAACCGGCGGCCGAACCCGCGTCGGTGCCCGACGAGGATGCTTCCCGGCGCAACTGA